One segment of Myxocyprinus asiaticus isolate MX2 ecotype Aquarium Trade chromosome 41, UBuf_Myxa_2, whole genome shotgun sequence DNA contains the following:
- the LOC127431971 gene encoding tubulin beta-5 chain: MREIVHIQAGQCGNQIGTKFWEVISDEHGIDPAGSYVGDSALQLDRINVYYNEASSHKYVPRAVLVDLEPGTMDSVRSGAFGQLFRPDNFIFGQTGAGNNWAKGHYTEGAELVDSILDVVRKECEHCDCLQGFQLTHSLGGGTGSGMGTLLISKIREEYPDRIMNTFSVMPSPKVSDTVVEPYNATLSVHQLVENTDETYCIDNEALYDICFRTLKLTTPTYGDLNHLVSATMSGVTTSLRFPGQLNADLRKLAVNMVPFPRLHFFMPGFAPLTARGSQQYRALTVPELTQQMFDAKNMMAACDPRHGRYLTVATVFRGPMSMKEVDEQMLAIQNKNSSYFVEWIPNNVKVAVCDIPPRGLKMASTFIGNSTAIQELFKRISEQFSAMFKRKAFLHWFTGEGMDEMEFTEAESNMNDLVSEYQQYQEATANDGEEAFEDDEEEVNE; the protein is encoded by the exons ATGAGGGAGATAGTTCACATTCAGGCCGGTCAATGCGGCAATCAGATTGGAACTAAG TTCTGGGAAGTGATCAGCGACGAGCATGGCATTGACCCAGCCGGCAGCTATGTAGGTGACTCAGCCCTGCAGCTTGACAGAATTAATGTGTACTACAACGAGGCATCct cccacaAGTATGTTCCCAGAGCAGTGCTGGTTGATTTGGAGCCCGGCACTATGGACAGTGTTCGATCGGGGGCATTCGGGCAGCTTTTTCGACCAGACAACTTTATCTTTG GACAGACAGGTGCAGGCAACAACTGGGCAAAGGGCCACTACACGGAGGGTGCAGAGCTTGTGGACTCCATCTTGGATGTGGTCAGGAAAGAGTGTGAGCATTGTGACTGCCTACAAGGCTTTCAGCTCACACATTCCCTCGGTGGTGGCACTGGATCCGGAATGGGAACGCTTCTGATTAGTAAGATCCGTGAGGAGTACCCTGACCGCATCATGAACACCTTCAGTGTCATGCCTTCACCTAAAGTGTCCGACACTGTAGTGGAACCCTACAATGCCACACTCTCGGTACATCAATTGGTAGAAAACACGGATGAAACATACTGTATCGACAACGAGGCACTTTACGATATCTGCTTCCGCACACTCAAGCTCACCACACCCACATACGGGGATCTCAATCACCTAGTATCAGCAACTATGAGTGGGGTCACCACGTCATTGAGATTCCCTGGCCAGCTTAATGCAGACCTGCGGAAGCTGGCTGTCAACATGGTTCCTTTCCCTCGCCTCCACTTCTTCATGCCTGGTTTTGCTCCACTAACGGCAAGAGGAAGTCAACAGTATCGGGCCCTCACAGTTCCCGAACTCACCCAGCAAATGTTTGATGCAAAGAACATGATGGCTGCCTGTGACCCACGCCATGGACGTTACCTCACGGTGGCGACCGTTTTCCGTGGCCCAATGTCCATGAAGGAGGTTGACGAGCAGATGCTAGCTATTCAGAACAAGAACAGCAGCTATTTTGTAGAATGGATCCCCAACAATGTTAAAGTTGCAGTTTGCGACATTCCACCTAGGGGACTTAAGATGGCTTCCACATTTATCGGCAACAGCACTGCCATCCAGGAGCTCTTCAAGCGCATTTCTGAGCAGTTCTCTGCCATGTTCAAACGCAAGGCCTTCCTGCATTGGTTCACGGGAGAAGGTATGGATGAGATGGAGTTTACTGAAGCCGAGAGCAACATGAATGACCTGGTGTCAGAGTATCAGCAGTACCAGGAGGCCACGGCCAATGATGGTGAAGAGGCATTTGAAGATGATGAAGAAGAGGTGAACGAGTGA